CTGCATATGGCCGCAGAGGCGATGCATCAAATGCGTGAGCACCACGACAGCGAAGAACGCAGTCCTCAACCTTAGGAGTCATTCGGAAGGCTCCCAGTGGGAGATGATCTCGAAAGCCTGCAAACGACCGCAAGCTTCAATGTGGTGAGGCGAGTTTCTCCTGAAGACCATTACGTCGACAGGGACTTGTAGTAACTCTGTCCGCGGTTTTGTGGACGTTATCTGAAATTGCAGCCTGTATATTCCGGGCTTTATCATTTCGTGGCTTAGTAATTCAATTCCGTCATTGTTGGGCTGAATCGCAACCTGCAGTAACCTGCCGCTGAGCTTTTCGGTATCCAACTAGCCGCAACGTGAAAGGGTTTCGCAACACTGGGCTCAACGGCTGGAGCATCCTGTAGGAGGATCCAGGCCCGAGAAGCGGTTTCAGGGTGATCGCCACGGGGATCTCAACATCCTCGACGACGCCCGCGACGGTCTTTGATGAGAAGAGAAACTTCATCCGATCGAGACTGTCGAGCTCCTCTGCTTGCAACTCTGCAGGTTGAATGCGGCAGCTTATTTTCCAGCTCCCCGGGCCCGGGGCATTAAGTCCATCACGTACGACAACCGGGAAGACGCCAGACAACCGACTGAGCACCTTCAGCTCACAGACGGACTCAGCAGCACTGACCTCACAAGTGACTGTTTCCGGCTCGCCACCAGCCGAGAATTCGCCTAATTGTAAACTGCGATCAGGGCTCCACACAGGAATGTTTACACTCCCCGTCGGCGTCAATAAGAGGGAATTTGTGCCACTATCCGTGAGGAATTCTCCAGAAATTCGAATCCAAGTTCGGTAATTGACAACCCCCTTGCTGTAATCGGTTTGAAGGGCATTTCCCGGAAGCCTGTTCGGGTCAACGCGAACGCTTAGATCGACTGAACCGCCGGCTGGTATCACCATTGCGTCCGCGGTCGCTGACGTGCAACCGCACCGGATGGATCGAGTTTATCTTGGCCGAAGTCAGGCCTTGATTCAGTATCTGCACTGAAGCACTGAAGTACTGTGAGTCCGGTTCCGGTTTCAAAAGCGGAGCTTCCTCCAACACCTTCACGAGCGGCAACTCTTTGGAAGCCGAATCAATTGAAACCTCTTGCTGGGCTAGCCTACGTCCGAAATACTTGTCCCAATCGCAGAACAAAATGCTGGCGCCACTGACGGCGACTCCTGCAATGACAAACTTGATATAACTGGCATTATGCACCGATATACTCCCGGTTGCCTACAGAACGAATTCCGGAGACATAAGTGACAGCATGTGAGTCCGTCTTATGTAGTCCAGAGCTGTGAAGCGGTTAACTCCGGGCGAAAATGCCCACTGGAGACTCTTCGCCGAACGGCTGTGCAGGATCGGTTATTGAAGAATTGGAGAGATATACGCTGCCGATTGATTGGCACTGACAAAGTGGCTGCTGCTCGTCCAAGGCAGCACAGCGAGTCATACCGACCGAGCTCCAACGCGTTCCCATTGACCGGCTGGCATAAAAGCAGATCGCAACGACCGCCAGTAGTTCAACCGCGTGAAATGCGGCTTCGGCAGTGCGGCTTTTGCAAGCTGCGATGGCGTTCATGATTCGTCTTCAGCGCCCTGGATCGCTGCATTCAAGGGTCATTCACTGTCACCCTCGGCAGTCATGTGCAACCCTGTGTAAAGAACGGGAGGACAGGAGAGTATTGTTCGCAACCAAGCATTAGGTCCGGGAGGTTTGCATGTCAACACTCGCTTCACAAGTGTTTGCAGAATCGGCGATCCTACTTAGGATAGTTGGCGGACTCATTGGGATAGACTGCAGGTTCCACTCAAACGGTTTGTAGATTTCTTTGGCTGCCAAAGCGCCATCAACCGATCCGCAGTCTCGCATTCCGTTGCCGGGTCGCACGGCAGTAGACTCCTCCTGTCTGAACTGCGTACTGTTGAACACATCACATCACCACACCGGCAGAAACACAGCACAGCAGCGATGAGAGAAATGGCCGAACAGGTAAACTGCCGCCATTTCGATCATGGCTGATCCATACCACAATACGCAGCGGCGTCTGCCGATGGGCGGTAGTTGTGGAGGTTCGGGTACAACCATTACCAGAGCCTAATCTCTAGTTCACAAAATCGACAATGGAAGGAATGTCATTCTGCATGAGTCCAAGCCATTGGGCGATCTCCGCTAAGTAGACGTTGATCCGAGATCACAGTCCCTTTTGAAACCTGGCAATGAATCATTGGCCTGCCGAATTACTTTAAGGCCTCGGAGATCACGTACTGTTTATCACACCAGGTTTCAGATCATGAGTGTTCGGGGTGGCATGTGGATCACTGCCGTCTGACTGCGCACGGGCCCAGGCTCAAGGTCTGCGTTGTCACAACTCGTGAGTCCGTTGCTGTATTCTTCCGGGCGACAGCCCGGTTTGGGCAACACCTGTTGCTAATGCTCTTCTGTTTCGCCAGAATCCGGAGACCGCTTTTTTGCCACAAGACAATCTGAGAATTTCGGTGATCCATGAAGACGTATCCCGGTTTGGCCTGTCTGGTGTTCGCAGTGCTGTCATTTGTCGCACCGACATGGACGTTGGCGCAGGAGGTTGAGAGCCAGCCAGCAGGTCCGGTTTCCGGGTGGAAGGCGGGCGTTGCAGCGACCGTAATTACACCGGAAAAATCAATGTGGATGTCCGGCTATGCGTCGCGAAAGACGCCGGCAGAAGGAAAGATCCACGACTTGTGGGCAAAAGCGATCGTCATTGATGATCCATCGGGCAACCGAATCGTGCTGGTGACGCTGGACCTGGTTGGAATTGATCGAGGAACCTCGACCAGCATTTGTCGGGCGTTGAAGGAACAGCACGATCTGGATCGGAGTCAGATTGCGATCTCTACGTCGCATACCCATTCCGGACCGGTGGTCGGACAGAATCTGATCACGATGTATGAATTTGGAGACGACCAGCATCAGTTGATTACCGACTATACGAACAAGCTCATCGGCGATGTCACACATCTGGTGGGTAAGGCGATCGCATCGCTCGAACCTGCCGTGATCCAGTATGGCGAGGGGCACTGTTCGCTGGCGGTCAACCGCAGGAATAATCGAGAGGCGGACGTCCCTAAGCTCCGAGAAAATGGCCAGTTGGTTGGGCCTGTTGATCATTCGGCCCCTGTTCTGGCGGTTCGCCATCCGGACGGTGCGTTGCGAGCCATCGTTTTTGGATATGCCTGCCATGCCACGGTGTTGAGTTTGATGGACTGGAGCGGCGACTGGCCCGGGTTTGCCCAGATCGAGCTGGAAAAGAATCACCCCAATGCGGTTGCTTTGTTCTGGGCCGGCTGTGGTGCGGACCAGAACCCCCTGCCGCGTCGTACCGTAGAACTCGCTCAACAGTACGGCCGACAGATAGCAGCCAGTGTTGAAGATGTTCTTGCGTCTCCTATGACGAACGTGACGGG
This genomic interval from Planctomycetaceae bacterium contains the following:
- a CDS encoding neutral/alkaline non-lysosomal ceramidase N-terminal domain-containing protein, giving the protein MKTYPGLACLVFAVLSFVAPTWTLAQEVESQPAGPVSGWKAGVAATVITPEKSMWMSGYASRKTPAEGKIHDLWAKAIVIDDPSGNRIVLVTLDLVGIDRGTSTSICRALKEQHDLDRSQIAISTSHTHSGPVVGQNLITMYEFGDDQHQLITDYTNKLIGDVTHLVGKAIASLEPAVIQYGEGHCSLAVNRRNNREADVPKLRENGQLVGPVDHSAPVLAVRHPDGALRAIVFGYACHATVLSLMDWSGDWPGFAQIELEKNHPNAVALFWAGCGADQNPLPRRTVELAQQYGRQIAASVEDVLASPMTNVTGSIKSTYTEIDLALGPLPTKSQVQKDLDDANVYITRRARRLMKTFEADGKLASTYPYPVQLWSIGNGLDMVILGGEVTVEYSLRLKDELPGPTTWVAGYSNDVMAYIPSARVLMEGGYEGATSMIYYGLPTVWSDRVEEHIVRTVHKLKSNSGRE